A part of Acropora palmata chromosome 6, jaAcrPala1.3, whole genome shotgun sequence genomic DNA contains:
- the LOC141884249 gene encoding calmodulin-binding transcription activator 1-like isoform X1, with the protein MTAEQESRLQPSSSDIALPDKLAKIKKADDFPTIKYKWNSNEEVLSFLTSVSDHEPWVTRQVRDRPENGSMFLFDRSKVKNYRKDGYTWKKRRSGNTIREDHTRLKVDGIECLSVLYTHSALVPTFHRRCYWMLQNPQIVLVHYLNLVEECNKPITVSVYSSPDSQDDISQQLEAIYSGVSEDVRPDVTVVEESPPASPSSSEEGEGISSKGKKTLKRNKSVYKISISPNKSYQAKSREGKLRIKMVKVTKNDQGRLTVTGHREGSPSLGENNLSYERLGNGDHMASQPAVSALSRDNRVFVNGGQSLPPLKSPGHVSILSVVPMVTNSSAASTLSYPVQNSMSSVGNLTSTSNSQFLPQNPMSNAIPINQISGESCHTDDIPIFIHPRMVELGSSPSSDYGSYMSDGGTRLSFSGSESVSGGIPAQNILNFDRCLFDGPFRVPLPVERERQSHLADSAKNQPIRLSQQHLASGPVTDFTPTASQSSSNNEDAVDMSDFTPLDPLAFDDMLDLSHVIPECFTHCLNAPSKGSGNVPSTSTSVCLEQSFPSALNATTDSPTSSSFTSRSRGGPESSGFSQVNASDVSPATYVVKPVSPLRNVVTSCFVTVNNNSATTAEVRNSISLDNGSKEANEISMLDFTQIQKGSYTSSDQASNVQSATQIFNQRAVASLSNDVNNNSSRASDAGKTNAMSSSHLGNLVVPISARITDFSPEWCYPEGGAKVLITGEWRTEQGAYTCLFDGCSVPAVLYQSGVLRCFCPPHDPGLVTLQVACNGFIISNACVFEYRTRDSPVGNASCQEWLATDDDRFKLALLDRLERLESRLNASQTNNSDNQSQGNQCRTFEERLIVACEFLQRATSSDGNSTRSVKPFRGMTLLHLSAALGYNKLVCILLKLWRESKSALVRDELNPLRKDEFSCTPLIWACALGQTVTTLRLLETEPKALLEPDARGRMPLQLARDRGFLDVVDAVEDFVVSMPNRRLFVELDHESDGSPSPKAPSCEGSPQPLSLGPHSGPLLTATLDGNMAERAISPMFVDEEEDPEQQMCKKPSNTLAKTLVQIHSMINEAEQEAELSHRLPGHLSPLHENTELVTSGTWGATMRLRSFSSASSQSSPLTPCSSKSSLSPGSPGFLNSPHSSPTGPDTTEFQEFISSSRKLLERDLSDLTLTDREQWELYEAANIIQSAYRNYKTRRHQQQQEIEAAILIQHHYRRYKEYIAFKKMTRAALIIQSQYRTYREHERFKKSRRAAAIIQNSFRSYRERRRSSQRRREQRLSKRQEARYIQLASNRLKENP; encoded by the exons TGTCTTAGTGTTCTTTACACCCATTCTGCTTTGGTGCCGACATTTCATCGCCGATGTTACTGGATGCTCCAg AATCCTCAGATAGTGTTAGTTCATTACTTGAATTTGGTTGAAGAATGCAACAAGCCCATCACAGTATCAGTATACTCATCACCTGACAGTCAAGATGACATCTCCCAACAGCTGGAGGCAATTT ATTCTGGCGTTTCCGAGGATGTCAGACCAGATGTGACG GTTGTGGAAGAGAGTCCGCCGGCGTCTCCTTCTTCGTctgaagaaggagaaggaatATCATCCAAAGGCAAAAAGACTCTTAAGCGAAACAAGTCAGTGTACAAGATCTCAATCTCGCCTAACAAGAGTTACCAGGCAAAATCCAGGGAAGGAAAACTGCGAATCAAAATGGTCAAAGTCACCAAAAACGACCAAGGACGATTAACTGTTACAGGGCATCGGGAAGGTTCACCTTCGCTAggagaaaataatttatcttaTGAAAGACTTGGAAATGGTGACCATATGGCAAGTCAACCAGCGGTATCCGCACTATCGCGAGATAATCGCGTGTTTGTCAATGGGGGGCAAAGCTTACCGCCGCTCAAGTCTCCAGGACACGTGTCCATACTCTCGGTCGTTCCTATGGTAACAAATTCGTCAGCAGCGTCAACACTGTCGTACCCAGTGCAGAATTCTATGAGCAGCGTCGGAAATCTCACTTCAACGTCTAATTCGCAGTTCCTTCCTCAGAATCCGATGTCAAATGCAATACCGATCAACCAGATTTCCGGGGAGTCTTGTCACACTGATGATATCCCGATCTTCATCCACCCTCGCATGGTCGAGTTGGGAAGTAGTCCTTCTAGTGACTATGGAAGTTATATGTCCGATGGCGGTACCCGACTTAGTTTCTCGGGATCAGAGTCCGTGAGTGGCGGGATTCCCGCGCAGAATATCCTGAACTTCGACCGGTGCTTGTTTGATGGCCCATTTCGGGTCCCACTTCCTGTCGAAAGGGAAAGACAATCGCACCTCGCTGATTCAGCGAAAAATCAGCCAATCAGGTTGTCTCAACAGCACCTAGCAAGTGGGCCTGTGACGGACTTCACCCCAACAGCATCTCAATCATCAAGCAACAATGAAGACGCTGTAGACATGAGTGATTTCACGCCTTTAGATCCACTCGCGTTTGATGATATGCTCGATTTGAGCCATGTTATACCCGAGTGTTTCACTCACTGCCTCAACGCGCCTTCCAAAGGGAGCGGGAATGTCCCTTCAACGTCCACCAGCGTTTGCCTTGAGCAGAGTTTCCCTTCAGCATTAAACGCAACTACGGACTCACCAACGTCATCTTCGTTCACTTCCAGGAGTCGAGGCGGACCAGAATCCAGCGGTTTTTCACAGGTCAACGCATCCGATGTATCGCCCGCCACATACGTAGTCAAACCAGTTAGTCCGCTGAGAAACGTTGTGACGTCATGTTTTGTCACCGTCAACAACAACTCAGCGACAACTGCAGAAGTGAGGAACTCCATTTCTTTAGACAATGGGAGTAAAGAAGCAAACGAAATATCCATGTTGGATTTCACGCAAATTCAGAAAGGTTCATACACTTCTTCAGACCAAGCCTCCAATGTTCAATCTGCAACGCAGATATTTAATCAACGAGCCGTTGCCTCATTGTCGAATGACGTTAATAACAATTCTTCTCGTGCTTCCGATGCGGGAAAAACCAACGCTATGTCTTCCTCCCACCTGGGAAATCTTGTCGTACCAATCTCCGCTCGCATCACTGATTTTTCTCCCGAGTGGTGTTACCCAGAAGGTGGAGCGAAGGTTTTGATCACAGGTGAATGGCGAACAGAACAGGGCGCCTACACGTGTTTATTCGACGGTTGCAGCGTGCCCGCGGTTCTTTACCAATCAGGTGTCCTTCGATGTTTTTGTCCCCCACACGATCCTGGCCTGGTTACTCTTCAGGTAGCGTGCAACGGCTTTATCATCAGCAACGCATGCGTGTTTGAGTACCGCACACGCGATTCGCCTGTCGGGAATGCGAGCTGTCAAGAATGGCTCGCGACCGACGATGACCGCTTTAAACTGGCTTTACTGGATCGCTTAGAAAGGCTAGAGTCCAGACTCAATGCGAGTCAGACGAATAATTCAGATAATCAGTCGCAAGGGAATCAGTGTAGGACATTCGAGGAGAGGCTTATTGTTGCTTGCGAATTCCTGCAGCGCGCAACCAGCTCCGACGGAAACTCGACGAGAAGCGTAAAGCCGTTCCGAGGAATGACACTTCTTCACTTGTCTGCCGCGTTGGGTTACAACAAACTCGTTTGTATACTGCTCAAGTTATGGCGCGAAAGTAAAAGCGCGCTGGTCAGGGACGAATTGAACCCGCTCCGAAAGGACGAGTTTTCCTGCACGCCTCTCATTTGGGCATGCGCACTGGGTCAGACGGTCACCACGCTGCGACTTCTGGAGACGGAACCTAAAGCGTTGCTGGAGCCCGATGCACGAGGGCGCATGCCCCTGCAGCTGGCTAGAGACCGGGGATTCCTTGATGTTGTCGACGCAGTCGAAGATTTCGTCGTGTCTATGCCAAACCG GCGCCTTTTTGTGGAATTGGACCACGAATCTGACGGTTCACCATCACCCAAGGCCCCATCCTGTGAGGGGTCCCCACAGCCACTATCTCTGGGCCCTCATTCCGGTCCCCTTCTGACGGCCACTCTGGACGGTAATATGGCGGAGAGGGCGATCTCTCCGATGTTTGTAGACGAGGAAGAAGATCCAGAGCAACAAATGTGTAAAAAGCCCTCTAACACTTTGGCGAAAACGTTAGTCCAGATTCATTCTATGATTAACGAAGCCGAACAAGAGGCGGAACTCAGTCATCGCTTACCCGGACATTTATCGCCTCTGCACGAAAATACTGAACTCGTCACATCCGGGACTTGGGGCGCCACAATGAGGCTGCGCAGCTTCAGCTCCGCTTCGTCCCAATCTTCCCCCTTAACGCCGTGCTCTTCCAAATCGTCCCTCTCTCCAGGCTCTCCAGGCTTTCTAAATTCGCCTCATTCTTCCCCGACCGGACCGGATACGACTGAATTCCAAGAATTCATCTCCAGCTCTCGCAAATTGCTAGAAAGAGATTTATCTGATTTGACTTTAACTGATCGCGAACAGTGGGAACTATATGAGGCGGCCAACATTATTCAAAGCGCCTACAGAAACTACAAG ACCAGACGCCATCAACAGCAACAAGAAATCGAGGCAGCCATCTTAATTCAACATCATTACCGCAGATATAAAGAG TATATTGCTTTCAAGAAGATGACACGAGCAGCTCTGATCATTCAAAGCCAGTACCGCACATATCGCGAACACGAGAGGTTCAAGAAAAGTCGCCGAGCCGCAGCCATTATACAAAACAGCTTCAGGAGCTACCGCGAGCGAAGGCGTTCTTCACAGAGGCGGCGAGAACAGAGACTTAGCAAGCGGCAAGAGGCCAGATACATTCAATTAGCATCCAACAG attaaaagaaaacccttga
- the LOC141884249 gene encoding calmodulin-binding transcription activator 1-like isoform X2, producing the protein MTAEQESRLQPSSSDIALPDKLAKIKKADDFPTIKYKWNSNEEVLSFLTSVSDHEPWVTRQVRDRPENGSMFLFDRSKVKNYRKDGYTWKKRRSGNTIREDHTRLKVDGIECLSVLYTHSALVPTFHRRCYWMLQNPQIVLVHYLNLVEECNKPITVSVYSSPDSQDDISQQLEAIYSGVSEDVRPDVTVVEESPPASPSSSEEGEGISSKGKKTLKRNKSVYKISISPNKSYQAKSREGKLRIKMVKVTKNDQGRLTVTGHREGSPSLGENNLSYERLGNGDHMASQPAVSALSRDNRVFVNGGQSLPPLKSPGHVSILSVVPMVTNSSAASTLSYPVQNSMSSVGNLTSTSNSQFLPQNPMSNAIPINQISGESCHTDDIPIFIHPRMVELGSSPSSDYGSYMSDGGTRLSFSGSESVSGGIPAQNILNFDRCLFDGPFRVPLPVERERQSHLADSAKNQPIRLSQQHLASGPVTDFTPTASQSSSNNEDAVDMSDFTPLDPLAFDDMLDLSHVIPECFTHCLNAPSKGSGNVPSTSTSVCLEQSFPSALNATTDSPTSSSFTSRSRGGPESSGFSQVNASDVSPATYVVKPVSPLRNVVTSCFVTVNNNSATTAEVRNSISLDNGSKEANEISMLDFTQIQKGSYTSSDQASNVQSATQIFNQRAVASLSNDVNNNSSRASDAGKTNAMSSSHLGNLVVPISARITDFSPEWCYPEGGAKVLITGEWRTEQGAYTCLFDGCSVPAVLYQSGVLRCFCPPHDPGLVTLQVACNGFIISNACVFEYRTRDSPVGNASCQEWLATDDDRFKLALLDRLERLESRLNASQTNNSDNQSQGNQCRTFEERLIVACEFLQRATSSDGNSTRSVKPFRGMTLLHLSAALGYNKLVCILLKLWRESKSALVRDELNPLRKDEFSCTPLIWACALGQTVTTLRLLETEPKALLEPDARGRMPLQLARDRGFLDVVDAVEDFVVSMPNRRLFVELDHESDGSPSPKAPSCEGSPQPLSLGPHSGPLLTATLDGNMAERAISPMFVDEEEDPEQQMCKKPSNTLAKTLVQIHSMINEAEQEAELSHRLPGHLSPLHENTELVTSGTWGATMRLRSFSSASSQSSPLTPCSSKSSLSPGSPGFLNSPHSSPTGPDTTEFQEFISSSRKLLERDLSDLTLTDREQWELYEAANIIQSAYRNYKTRRHQQQQEIEAAILIQHHYRRYKEKMTRAALIIQSQYRTYREHERFKKSRRAAAIIQNSFRSYRERRRSSQRRREQRLSKRQEARYIQLASNRLKENP; encoded by the exons TGTCTTAGTGTTCTTTACACCCATTCTGCTTTGGTGCCGACATTTCATCGCCGATGTTACTGGATGCTCCAg AATCCTCAGATAGTGTTAGTTCATTACTTGAATTTGGTTGAAGAATGCAACAAGCCCATCACAGTATCAGTATACTCATCACCTGACAGTCAAGATGACATCTCCCAACAGCTGGAGGCAATTT ATTCTGGCGTTTCCGAGGATGTCAGACCAGATGTGACG GTTGTGGAAGAGAGTCCGCCGGCGTCTCCTTCTTCGTctgaagaaggagaaggaatATCATCCAAAGGCAAAAAGACTCTTAAGCGAAACAAGTCAGTGTACAAGATCTCAATCTCGCCTAACAAGAGTTACCAGGCAAAATCCAGGGAAGGAAAACTGCGAATCAAAATGGTCAAAGTCACCAAAAACGACCAAGGACGATTAACTGTTACAGGGCATCGGGAAGGTTCACCTTCGCTAggagaaaataatttatcttaTGAAAGACTTGGAAATGGTGACCATATGGCAAGTCAACCAGCGGTATCCGCACTATCGCGAGATAATCGCGTGTTTGTCAATGGGGGGCAAAGCTTACCGCCGCTCAAGTCTCCAGGACACGTGTCCATACTCTCGGTCGTTCCTATGGTAACAAATTCGTCAGCAGCGTCAACACTGTCGTACCCAGTGCAGAATTCTATGAGCAGCGTCGGAAATCTCACTTCAACGTCTAATTCGCAGTTCCTTCCTCAGAATCCGATGTCAAATGCAATACCGATCAACCAGATTTCCGGGGAGTCTTGTCACACTGATGATATCCCGATCTTCATCCACCCTCGCATGGTCGAGTTGGGAAGTAGTCCTTCTAGTGACTATGGAAGTTATATGTCCGATGGCGGTACCCGACTTAGTTTCTCGGGATCAGAGTCCGTGAGTGGCGGGATTCCCGCGCAGAATATCCTGAACTTCGACCGGTGCTTGTTTGATGGCCCATTTCGGGTCCCACTTCCTGTCGAAAGGGAAAGACAATCGCACCTCGCTGATTCAGCGAAAAATCAGCCAATCAGGTTGTCTCAACAGCACCTAGCAAGTGGGCCTGTGACGGACTTCACCCCAACAGCATCTCAATCATCAAGCAACAATGAAGACGCTGTAGACATGAGTGATTTCACGCCTTTAGATCCACTCGCGTTTGATGATATGCTCGATTTGAGCCATGTTATACCCGAGTGTTTCACTCACTGCCTCAACGCGCCTTCCAAAGGGAGCGGGAATGTCCCTTCAACGTCCACCAGCGTTTGCCTTGAGCAGAGTTTCCCTTCAGCATTAAACGCAACTACGGACTCACCAACGTCATCTTCGTTCACTTCCAGGAGTCGAGGCGGACCAGAATCCAGCGGTTTTTCACAGGTCAACGCATCCGATGTATCGCCCGCCACATACGTAGTCAAACCAGTTAGTCCGCTGAGAAACGTTGTGACGTCATGTTTTGTCACCGTCAACAACAACTCAGCGACAACTGCAGAAGTGAGGAACTCCATTTCTTTAGACAATGGGAGTAAAGAAGCAAACGAAATATCCATGTTGGATTTCACGCAAATTCAGAAAGGTTCATACACTTCTTCAGACCAAGCCTCCAATGTTCAATCTGCAACGCAGATATTTAATCAACGAGCCGTTGCCTCATTGTCGAATGACGTTAATAACAATTCTTCTCGTGCTTCCGATGCGGGAAAAACCAACGCTATGTCTTCCTCCCACCTGGGAAATCTTGTCGTACCAATCTCCGCTCGCATCACTGATTTTTCTCCCGAGTGGTGTTACCCAGAAGGTGGAGCGAAGGTTTTGATCACAGGTGAATGGCGAACAGAACAGGGCGCCTACACGTGTTTATTCGACGGTTGCAGCGTGCCCGCGGTTCTTTACCAATCAGGTGTCCTTCGATGTTTTTGTCCCCCACACGATCCTGGCCTGGTTACTCTTCAGGTAGCGTGCAACGGCTTTATCATCAGCAACGCATGCGTGTTTGAGTACCGCACACGCGATTCGCCTGTCGGGAATGCGAGCTGTCAAGAATGGCTCGCGACCGACGATGACCGCTTTAAACTGGCTTTACTGGATCGCTTAGAAAGGCTAGAGTCCAGACTCAATGCGAGTCAGACGAATAATTCAGATAATCAGTCGCAAGGGAATCAGTGTAGGACATTCGAGGAGAGGCTTATTGTTGCTTGCGAATTCCTGCAGCGCGCAACCAGCTCCGACGGAAACTCGACGAGAAGCGTAAAGCCGTTCCGAGGAATGACACTTCTTCACTTGTCTGCCGCGTTGGGTTACAACAAACTCGTTTGTATACTGCTCAAGTTATGGCGCGAAAGTAAAAGCGCGCTGGTCAGGGACGAATTGAACCCGCTCCGAAAGGACGAGTTTTCCTGCACGCCTCTCATTTGGGCATGCGCACTGGGTCAGACGGTCACCACGCTGCGACTTCTGGAGACGGAACCTAAAGCGTTGCTGGAGCCCGATGCACGAGGGCGCATGCCCCTGCAGCTGGCTAGAGACCGGGGATTCCTTGATGTTGTCGACGCAGTCGAAGATTTCGTCGTGTCTATGCCAAACCG GCGCCTTTTTGTGGAATTGGACCACGAATCTGACGGTTCACCATCACCCAAGGCCCCATCCTGTGAGGGGTCCCCACAGCCACTATCTCTGGGCCCTCATTCCGGTCCCCTTCTGACGGCCACTCTGGACGGTAATATGGCGGAGAGGGCGATCTCTCCGATGTTTGTAGACGAGGAAGAAGATCCAGAGCAACAAATGTGTAAAAAGCCCTCTAACACTTTGGCGAAAACGTTAGTCCAGATTCATTCTATGATTAACGAAGCCGAACAAGAGGCGGAACTCAGTCATCGCTTACCCGGACATTTATCGCCTCTGCACGAAAATACTGAACTCGTCACATCCGGGACTTGGGGCGCCACAATGAGGCTGCGCAGCTTCAGCTCCGCTTCGTCCCAATCTTCCCCCTTAACGCCGTGCTCTTCCAAATCGTCCCTCTCTCCAGGCTCTCCAGGCTTTCTAAATTCGCCTCATTCTTCCCCGACCGGACCGGATACGACTGAATTCCAAGAATTCATCTCCAGCTCTCGCAAATTGCTAGAAAGAGATTTATCTGATTTGACTTTAACTGATCGCGAACAGTGGGAACTATATGAGGCGGCCAACATTATTCAAAGCGCCTACAGAAACTACAAG ACCAGACGCCATCAACAGCAACAAGAAATCGAGGCAGCCATCTTAATTCAACATCATTACCGCAGATATAAAGAG AAGATGACACGAGCAGCTCTGATCATTCAAAGCCAGTACCGCACATATCGCGAACACGAGAGGTTCAAGAAAAGTCGCCGAGCCGCAGCCATTATACAAAACAGCTTCAGGAGCTACCGCGAGCGAAGGCGTTCTTCACAGAGGCGGCGAGAACAGAGACTTAGCAAGCGGCAAGAGGCCAGATACATTCAATTAGCATCCAACAG attaaaagaaaacccttga
- the LOC141884249 gene encoding calmodulin-binding transcription activator 1-like isoform X3: MTAEQESRLQPSSSDIALPDKLAKIKKADDFPTIKYKWNSNEEVLSFLTSVSDHEPWVTRQVRDRPENGSMFLFDRSKVKNYRKDGYTWKKRRSGNTIREDHTRLKVDGIECLSVLYTHSALVPTFHRRCYWMLQNPQIVLVHYLNLVEECNKPITVSVYSSPDSQDDISQQLEAIYSGVSEDVRPDVTVVEESPPASPSSSEEGEGISSKGKKTLKRNKSVYKISISPNKSYQAKSREGKLRIKMVKVTKNDQGRLTVTGHREGSPSLGENNLSYERLGNGDHMASQPAVSALSRDNRVFVNGGQSLPPLKSPGHVSILSVVPMVTNSSAASTLSYPVQNSMSSVGNLTSTSNSQFLPQNPMSNAIPINQISGESCHTDDIPIFIHPRMVELGSSPSSDYGSYMSDGGTRLSFSGSESVSGGIPAQNILNFDRCLFDGPFRVPLPVERERQSHLADSAKNQPIRLSQQHLASGPVTDFTPTASQSSSNNEDAVDMSDFTPLDPLAFDDMLDLSHVIPECFTHCLNAPSKGSGNVPSTSTSVCLEQSFPSALNATTDSPTSSSFTSRSRGGPESSGFSQVNASDVSPATYVVKPVSPLRNVVTSCFVTVNNNSATTAEVRNSISLDNGSKEANEISMLDFTQIQKGSYTSSDQASNVQSATQIFNQRAVASLSNDVNNNSSRASDAGKTNAMSSSHLGNLVVPISARITDFSPEWCYPEGGAKVLITGEWRTEQGAYTCLFDGCSVPAVLYQSGVLRCFCPPHDPGLVTLQVACNGFIISNACVFEYRTRDSPVGNASCQEWLATDDDRFKLALLDRLERLESRLNASQTNNSDNQSQGNQCRTFEERLIVACEFLQRATSSDGNSTRSVKPFRGMTLLHLSAALGYNKLVCILLKLWRESKSALVRDELNPLRKDEFSCTPLIWACALGQTVTTLRLLETEPKALLEPDARGRMPLQLARDRGFLDVVDAVEDFVVSMPNRRLFVELDHESDGSPSPKAPSCEGSPQPLSLGPHSGPLLTATLDGNMAERAISPMFVDEEEDPEQQMCKKPSNTLAKTLVQIHSMINEAEQEAELSHRLPGHLSPLHENTELVTSGTWGATMRLRSFSSASSQSSPLTPCSSKSSLSPGSPGFLNSPHSSPTGPDTTEFQEFISSSRKLLERDLSDLTLTDREQWELYEAANIIQSAYRNYKTRRHQQQQEIEAAILIQHHYRRYKEMTRAALIIQSQYRTYREHERFKKSRRAAAIIQNSFRSYRERRRSSQRRREQRLSKRQEARYIQLASNRLKENP, translated from the exons TGTCTTAGTGTTCTTTACACCCATTCTGCTTTGGTGCCGACATTTCATCGCCGATGTTACTGGATGCTCCAg AATCCTCAGATAGTGTTAGTTCATTACTTGAATTTGGTTGAAGAATGCAACAAGCCCATCACAGTATCAGTATACTCATCACCTGACAGTCAAGATGACATCTCCCAACAGCTGGAGGCAATTT ATTCTGGCGTTTCCGAGGATGTCAGACCAGATGTGACG GTTGTGGAAGAGAGTCCGCCGGCGTCTCCTTCTTCGTctgaagaaggagaaggaatATCATCCAAAGGCAAAAAGACTCTTAAGCGAAACAAGTCAGTGTACAAGATCTCAATCTCGCCTAACAAGAGTTACCAGGCAAAATCCAGGGAAGGAAAACTGCGAATCAAAATGGTCAAAGTCACCAAAAACGACCAAGGACGATTAACTGTTACAGGGCATCGGGAAGGTTCACCTTCGCTAggagaaaataatttatcttaTGAAAGACTTGGAAATGGTGACCATATGGCAAGTCAACCAGCGGTATCCGCACTATCGCGAGATAATCGCGTGTTTGTCAATGGGGGGCAAAGCTTACCGCCGCTCAAGTCTCCAGGACACGTGTCCATACTCTCGGTCGTTCCTATGGTAACAAATTCGTCAGCAGCGTCAACACTGTCGTACCCAGTGCAGAATTCTATGAGCAGCGTCGGAAATCTCACTTCAACGTCTAATTCGCAGTTCCTTCCTCAGAATCCGATGTCAAATGCAATACCGATCAACCAGATTTCCGGGGAGTCTTGTCACACTGATGATATCCCGATCTTCATCCACCCTCGCATGGTCGAGTTGGGAAGTAGTCCTTCTAGTGACTATGGAAGTTATATGTCCGATGGCGGTACCCGACTTAGTTTCTCGGGATCAGAGTCCGTGAGTGGCGGGATTCCCGCGCAGAATATCCTGAACTTCGACCGGTGCTTGTTTGATGGCCCATTTCGGGTCCCACTTCCTGTCGAAAGGGAAAGACAATCGCACCTCGCTGATTCAGCGAAAAATCAGCCAATCAGGTTGTCTCAACAGCACCTAGCAAGTGGGCCTGTGACGGACTTCACCCCAACAGCATCTCAATCATCAAGCAACAATGAAGACGCTGTAGACATGAGTGATTTCACGCCTTTAGATCCACTCGCGTTTGATGATATGCTCGATTTGAGCCATGTTATACCCGAGTGTTTCACTCACTGCCTCAACGCGCCTTCCAAAGGGAGCGGGAATGTCCCTTCAACGTCCACCAGCGTTTGCCTTGAGCAGAGTTTCCCTTCAGCATTAAACGCAACTACGGACTCACCAACGTCATCTTCGTTCACTTCCAGGAGTCGAGGCGGACCAGAATCCAGCGGTTTTTCACAGGTCAACGCATCCGATGTATCGCCCGCCACATACGTAGTCAAACCAGTTAGTCCGCTGAGAAACGTTGTGACGTCATGTTTTGTCACCGTCAACAACAACTCAGCGACAACTGCAGAAGTGAGGAACTCCATTTCTTTAGACAATGGGAGTAAAGAAGCAAACGAAATATCCATGTTGGATTTCACGCAAATTCAGAAAGGTTCATACACTTCTTCAGACCAAGCCTCCAATGTTCAATCTGCAACGCAGATATTTAATCAACGAGCCGTTGCCTCATTGTCGAATGACGTTAATAACAATTCTTCTCGTGCTTCCGATGCGGGAAAAACCAACGCTATGTCTTCCTCCCACCTGGGAAATCTTGTCGTACCAATCTCCGCTCGCATCACTGATTTTTCTCCCGAGTGGTGTTACCCAGAAGGTGGAGCGAAGGTTTTGATCACAGGTGAATGGCGAACAGAACAGGGCGCCTACACGTGTTTATTCGACGGTTGCAGCGTGCCCGCGGTTCTTTACCAATCAGGTGTCCTTCGATGTTTTTGTCCCCCACACGATCCTGGCCTGGTTACTCTTCAGGTAGCGTGCAACGGCTTTATCATCAGCAACGCATGCGTGTTTGAGTACCGCACACGCGATTCGCCTGTCGGGAATGCGAGCTGTCAAGAATGGCTCGCGACCGACGATGACCGCTTTAAACTGGCTTTACTGGATCGCTTAGAAAGGCTAGAGTCCAGACTCAATGCGAGTCAGACGAATAATTCAGATAATCAGTCGCAAGGGAATCAGTGTAGGACATTCGAGGAGAGGCTTATTGTTGCTTGCGAATTCCTGCAGCGCGCAACCAGCTCCGACGGAAACTCGACGAGAAGCGTAAAGCCGTTCCGAGGAATGACACTTCTTCACTTGTCTGCCGCGTTGGGTTACAACAAACTCGTTTGTATACTGCTCAAGTTATGGCGCGAAAGTAAAAGCGCGCTGGTCAGGGACGAATTGAACCCGCTCCGAAAGGACGAGTTTTCCTGCACGCCTCTCATTTGGGCATGCGCACTGGGTCAGACGGTCACCACGCTGCGACTTCTGGAGACGGAACCTAAAGCGTTGCTGGAGCCCGATGCACGAGGGCGCATGCCCCTGCAGCTGGCTAGAGACCGGGGATTCCTTGATGTTGTCGACGCAGTCGAAGATTTCGTCGTGTCTATGCCAAACCG GCGCCTTTTTGTGGAATTGGACCACGAATCTGACGGTTCACCATCACCCAAGGCCCCATCCTGTGAGGGGTCCCCACAGCCACTATCTCTGGGCCCTCATTCCGGTCCCCTTCTGACGGCCACTCTGGACGGTAATATGGCGGAGAGGGCGATCTCTCCGATGTTTGTAGACGAGGAAGAAGATCCAGAGCAACAAATGTGTAAAAAGCCCTCTAACACTTTGGCGAAAACGTTAGTCCAGATTCATTCTATGATTAACGAAGCCGAACAAGAGGCGGAACTCAGTCATCGCTTACCCGGACATTTATCGCCTCTGCACGAAAATACTGAACTCGTCACATCCGGGACTTGGGGCGCCACAATGAGGCTGCGCAGCTTCAGCTCCGCTTCGTCCCAATCTTCCCCCTTAACGCCGTGCTCTTCCAAATCGTCCCTCTCTCCAGGCTCTCCAGGCTTTCTAAATTCGCCTCATTCTTCCCCGACCGGACCGGATACGACTGAATTCCAAGAATTCATCTCCAGCTCTCGCAAATTGCTAGAAAGAGATTTATCTGATTTGACTTTAACTGATCGCGAACAGTGGGAACTATATGAGGCGGCCAACATTATTCAAAGCGCCTACAGAAACTACAAG ACCAGACGCCATCAACAGCAACAAGAAATCGAGGCAGCCATCTTAATTCAACATCATTACCGCAGATATAAAGAG ATGACACGAGCAGCTCTGATCATTCAAAGCCAGTACCGCACATATCGCGAACACGAGAGGTTCAAGAAAAGTCGCCGAGCCGCAGCCATTATACAAAACAGCTTCAGGAGCTACCGCGAGCGAAGGCGTTCTTCACAGAGGCGGCGAGAACAGAGACTTAGCAAGCGGCAAGAGGCCAGATACATTCAATTAGCATCCAACAG attaaaagaaaacccttga